A window of Rhipicephalus microplus isolate Deutch F79 chromosome X, USDA_Rmic, whole genome shotgun sequence genomic DNA:
AAAACAGTGTCACCGTTGATAAACCTGCCCCATTTTAACATAGTGTGGAGCTTTGTGCCAGACTATATGCACTGTGTCTTGCTGGGGGTAGCGCGCCAGTTCCTAGAATTGTGGTTCAATTctgatagtgcctgttcaataagcCGACATCAGCACATAGTGGACCGCAGGCTTATGTCTATTAAGCCACCAATGGATGTGAAGCGATTGCCGAGGCCGACAAAAGAGCGGAAATGGTGGAAGGCCAAGGAACTTGAGAGCTGGCTACTTTGTTACAGTGTCCCTGTTTTGCATGGCATTCTTGAGAAGCCATACATGCAACACTGGGCTTGCCTAGTTGAAGCCTTGCACATAATGTTGCAGCGTGCAATCAGCCCAACTGAGCTCACCATTGCCGAGGGGCTATTGTTGGAGTTTCATGTGCGTGCAGAACTGCTGTTTGGCAAGTCAGTCATGACATTCAACATGCACCAACTGACTCATATAGCAAAGAGTGTGCGCCACTGGGGACCACTTTGGGCACACAGTGCGTTCCCATTTGAAGCTGGGAACGGCAGCCTAAAAAAAGCTGTAAAAGCAGCTAACGGAATTCCCCATCAAGTCTGCCGAGTCCTACAGATGGAAAGCATGGTAGTAGAACTTCAACGGCAGGCTATCAGTCCAAGTGTAGCAGAGTACTGCTCGTCTTTTGATGgcacaaaaacgcaaaaaagcgtaCTTAGTAGTGGTGGCTACCGTTTTTTCGGACACGGTTCCCGACGTGCATCAGCAGGTTTGCAGCCATCTTTACATGACACTACCCTTGAGTTCACCAAATACAGAAGAATGTTGGCGAAGGGATCAATTATCACTGATAGCATGTATGCATCTAACAAGAGGACCAATAGCTCTGTTGTTGAACTTCAAAATGGGCATTTTGTTATTGTTGAAGAAATATACCATGGCAGCGACAACAAAGCATATATATCTGCAAGGAAATTAAGCTGCAGTCCAGTGATGTACAACTTGGTGGCCATGTCACATGTGCTGAAAGTAAATCACAAGGCAGCGAATACATCACTGGTCGAATGCTCTGAAATCAGAAAGGTGGTTGTGTTTGTGGAACTCGAAAGAGCTTCCTATGTATGCTTCCCTCCAAGTTCCTTTACATTGTAATGTATTTGAAGTGAAGAACCTATGCTGTGTAAGTTTTAAAGGAACCCTGTTTAGTGCACACTATGCCTCAAAACATGAGCGTTTTTTTATGTGAGTGGCCCTTGAAATGCCTTGAGGCGATCGACGTGAAATCGCCACCCGTGACTAGTTAGCTCTTCTAGTAGGCAAGATGTTTGTCATGATGACTCATACCATTGAAACAATTCCGTTTGagtatatataatgtatatagtTCATCAAAAAGTATATAGTGAATCCAAATGTAAATTAATAAACATTGAGTATGTTATGTATATATAACATTGCCACGTCTATATATGGTAATAGAAGATTTGTACGGAGGATTCGCGGGTGACCTGATCATCTCCAAGCAAGCTCacctaacatcattcactttctgGATATGGTGATGATTTTTTGTTTCACGATTATGTTTCAATGCATGGTGACAACATGGTGTACCTCATAAAAATTGTTCTTTAGAGCAGTCATGCCTGTGTAGCTCATGAACATACCAAGAAAATGTTTTTAAATGTGCAGTGAAAATGGTTATGTGTGGGCCCGCACATGAGAGCCTCCCCGGCTGCATATTTGAGACCACTGATATAGAGGGATTTATCGTGCTGTGCAGATTAAATTGATTGACCACATGGCTGTGACAAATTGTGAAATATCTGTCTGTAAGCCAGCTTGCTCTCTAGGTTTGATTGTttttggaaatatttttttttcgttaaagtctaGTGTTTTGCATATTGTATTAGGTATCTGAATATTACCGAAAAGAGATCGGTGGGTCTGAATTTCTTTAAATTTATTATGTCTCTTTTTGTGTGTATTAATGTTTTATATTTGCATTGTGTACTGAATGTTTTCCTATATTTATTCAGTgggtgctgtattttttttattcttactgctattgtattctttattttagtgtgtgtgtcggggtactgcaatattacatgacgctttttattctttttcataCAAGTTCAGTCTTGTACACTATGCATAGAATGTGTGCTTGTCATTCATACATAATTCATTGTGCCACTGTGAGCatccttaaaggccaactccagcgatttttcgaccatgtcaaggtaatggtgtttctgtgttcctgagacactcttgtcacgagcccaatagctgaaatgctcaggaaattcgaaaacaatttttaataagcaaaaaggtgCAAAACCGAAACCCGACCGGGCGCCCGGTCTGCATATGATGTACTATTTGTTAAGAActggaggccgtatactggttctGCCGGCAcgtagtatgaaaactgtgaaagccagaccagcgaagcaccggcaaaacaccacagaggaaggaagaaagctctCCCGTGCTATGGTCGTGCCAAACACCACCGCTGTCGTCTTGGGGCCAGCACAATAAACAATGTAggggccaaagtagcgatgccatcgccTGCGTCACTTTCGTTGACATGACAAACTTGACATCGCactgacagtgttgccaataattctggcaagcgaggcgagtttttcgaggcaatctttaaaattcatttgcaaataatctgcgcatctctcaagcctgtaattggCATAAATGACAGGAATGTGC
This region includes:
- the LOC119175645 gene encoding uncharacterized protein LOC119175645 isoform X2 → MPAADPVTEPDPSCKARFGDLFTQLVTEKVVLSKGDILLMALKHAVKNNLTLLGLTSLIDLINRIFDKPILPHSQYHLHKLFSETGTTMTFFFFCPRCFSHIGSLETNSYLKCSKCSHTTFVSSLSDAPFFVTLDVESQLQRLLKDCDLLDLTKPLPTNGTFSDIWDGTMYRTFVAESQHCGPRISFSLNADGTPLFKSSGTSIWPIQLIVNELPPQQRMSKLVLAALWFWKEKPNMALFQGTFVEKMNELCENGVELQRQGRVEKYKVYCICSSVDSVARAPMQGVTQFNGYFGCNWCLQRGERAGGATKYPVEEVEPTERSELQMLNDMEIALKGGVPVQGVKTVSPLINLPHFNIVWSFVPDYMHCVLLGVARQFLELWFNSDSACSISRHQHIVDRRLMSIKPPMDVKRLPRPTKERKWWKAKELESWLLCYSVPVLHGILEKPYMQHWACLVEALHIMLQRAISPTELTIAEGLLLEFHVRAELLFGKSVMTFNMHQLTHIAKSVRHWGPLWAHSAFPFEAGNGSLKKAVKAANGIPHQVCRVLQMESMVVELQRQAISPSVAEYCSSFDGTKTQKSVLSSGGYRFFGHGSRRASAGLQPSLHDTTLEFTKYRRMLAKGSIITDSMYASNKRTNSSVVELQNGHFVIVEEIYHGSDNKAYISARKLSCSPVMYNLVAMSHVLKVNHKAANTSLVECSEIRKVVVFVELERASYVCFPPSSFTL
- the LOC119175645 gene encoding uncharacterized protein LOC119175645 isoform X3, translated to MALKHAVKNNLTLLGLTSLIDLINRIFDKPILPHSQYHLHKLFSETGTTMTFFFFCPRCFSHIGSLETNSYLKCSKCSHTTFVSSLSDAPFFVTLDVESQLQRLLKDCDLLDLTKPLPTNGTFSDIWDGTMYRTFVAESQHCGPRISFSLNADGTPLFKSSGTSIWPIQLIVNELPPQQRMSKLVLAALWFWKEKPNMALFQGTFVEKMNELCENGVELQRQGRVEKYKVYCICSSVDSVARAPMQGVTQFNGYFGCNWCLQRGERAGGATKYPVEEVEPTERSELQMLNDMEIALKGGVPVQGVKTVSPLINLPHFNIVWSFVPDYMHCVLLGVARQFLELWFNSDSACSISRHQHIVDRRLMSIKPPMDVKRLPRPTKERKWWKAKELESWLLCYSVPVLHGILEKPYMQHWACLVEALHIMLQRAISPTELTIAEGLLLEFHVRAELLFGKSVMTFNMHQLTHIAKSVRHWGPLWAHSAFPFEAGNGSLKKAVKAANGIPHQVCRVLQMESMVVELQRQAISPSVAEYCSSFDGTKTQKSVLSSGGYRFFGHGSRRASAGLQPSLHDTTLEFTKYRRMLAKGSIITDSMYASNKRTNSSVVELQNGHFVIVEEIYHGSDNKAYISARKLSCSPVMYNLVAMSHVLKVNHKAANTSLVECSEIRKVVVFVELERASYVCFPPSSFTL
- the LOC119175645 gene encoding uncharacterized protein LOC119175645 isoform X1 codes for the protein MQPAADPVTEPDPSCKARFGDLFTQLVTEKVVLSKGDILLMALKHAVKNNLTLLGLTSLIDLINRIFDKPILPHSQYHLHKLFSETGTTMTFFFFCPRCFSHIGSLETNSYLKCSKCSHTTFVSSLSDAPFFVTLDVESQLQRLLKDCDLLDLTKPLPTNGTFSDIWDGTMYRTFVAESQHCGPRISFSLNADGTPLFKSSGTSIWPIQLIVNELPPQQRMSKLVLAALWFWKEKPNMALFQGTFVEKMNELCENGVELQRQGRVEKYKVYCICSSVDSVARAPMQGVTQFNGYFGCNWCLQRGERAGGATKYPVEEVEPTERSELQMLNDMEIALKGGVPVQGVKTVSPLINLPHFNIVWSFVPDYMHCVLLGVARQFLELWFNSDSACSISRHQHIVDRRLMSIKPPMDVKRLPRPTKERKWWKAKELESWLLCYSVPVLHGILEKPYMQHWACLVEALHIMLQRAISPTELTIAEGLLLEFHVRAELLFGKSVMTFNMHQLTHIAKSVRHWGPLWAHSAFPFEAGNGSLKKAVKAANGIPHQVCRVLQMESMVVELQRQAISPSVAEYCSSFDGTKTQKSVLSSGGYRFFGHGSRRASAGLQPSLHDTTLEFTKYRRMLAKGSIITDSMYASNKRTNSSVVELQNGHFVIVEEIYHGSDNKAYISARKLSCSPVMYNLVAMSHVLKVNHKAANTSLVECSEIRKVVVFVELERASYVCFPPSSFTL